In Fibrobacter sp. UWH6, the following are encoded in one genomic region:
- a CDS encoding RHS repeat-associated core domain-containing protein has translation MYPLSFFKQQVANCCPPFGEQVDLMEPADKVTETFTGKERDDETELNYFGARYLDPMLGLWVSVDPARQFASPYLYAGNGVNPISSVDNKGNYMVRQRGGSYKIRPMSYSEATVGWVIRDFAVAAASIVGAYLLTTGTAAAAFVGGSTALYGATKGFVTGGTNRLGGASIGIGEAGVQHVTERIIIEGSAAVGKTMAVGLNAFDALLGASDLYSKADDEAFIEDFNNSFANCNNGGDCNSFPTQRAAEEFAEGLGGGRVDVGDIIVEKE, from the coding sequence ATGTATCCGTTGTCCTTTTTTAAGCAACAAGTTGCTAATTGCTGTCCGCCATTTGGCGAGCAGGTGGACTTGATGGAACCCGCCGATAAGGTGACGGAAACGTTTACAGGCAAGGAACGCGACGACGAAACCGAGCTGAACTACTTCGGCGCAAGATATCTCGACCCCATGCTCGGATTGTGGGTGAGTGTGGATCCGGCTCGTCAGTTTGCTAGTCCGTATCTGTATGCGGGGAATGGAGTGAATCCGATTTCAAGTGTTGACAATAAGGGCAATTATATGGTAAGGCAACGAGGGGGATCTTATAAGATTCGTCCAATGAGCTATAGCGAAGCTACTGTCGGATGGGTGATAAGAGACTTTGCTGTTGCTGCAGCTTCCATTGTTGGTGCATATCTTTTGACAACAGGTACGGCAGCAGCTGCTTTTGTTGGAGGATCGACTGCTTTATATGGCGCTACAAAAGGATTTGTTACAGGGGGAACAAATCGACTTGGTGGAGCTTCTATTGGAATAGGAGAAGCCGGAGTTCAGCATGTTACGGAAAGAATTATTATTGAAGGATCAGCAGCTGTTGGAAAGACAATGGCCGTCGGCTTAAATGCTTTTGATGCCTTGCTTGGTGCTTCAGATTTGTATTCAAAAGCCGATGATGAAGCTTTTATTGAAGATTTTAACAACAGCTTCGCAAATTGTAACAATGGAGGAGATTGTAATTCATTCCCGACACAACGTGCTGCAGAAGAGTTTGCGGAAGGTCTTGGCGGTGGTAGGGTTGATGTTGGTGACATTATAGTTGAAAAAGAGTGA
- a CDS encoding zeta toxin family protein, translated as MSEKKPTLCIVAGPNGSGKTTTTIQLLENEWAADSVYINPDNIAQEMFGNWNSPEAVLKAAQHSTELRYKCLEEKKNFVFETVFSSDEKLEFIRKAKDAGFFIRFFFVCTEKPSINVLRVTNRFLTGGHEVPISKIVTRYYKSLANAAVAISIVDRAYIYDNSVDNQLPKLICRMVDGALYKQYAEILPNWVQELL; from the coding sequence ATGAGCGAAAAGAAACCGACACTATGCATTGTTGCCGGTCCAAACGGTTCCGGAAAGACTACTACGACCATTCAGTTGCTGGAAAATGAATGGGCAGCCGATAGCGTCTATATCAACCCGGACAACATCGCCCAAGAAATGTTCGGAAACTGGAATTCCCCCGAAGCAGTGCTAAAAGCAGCTCAGCATTCTACCGAACTTCGCTACAAATGCCTTGAAGAAAAGAAAAACTTCGTCTTTGAGACCGTTTTTTCCTCAGACGAGAAGCTTGAATTCATACGCAAGGCAAAAGACGCAGGATTCTTCATACGATTTTTCTTTGTATGCACAGAAAAGCCGTCAATTAACGTTCTTCGTGTAACAAACCGTTTCCTCACAGGCGGCCACGAAGTCCCTATTTCTAAAATCGTGACCCGCTACTACAAGTCACTAGCGAATGCTGCCGTCGCAATCTCCATAGTAGACAGAGCTTACATCTACGACAATTCCGTCGACAATCAGTTGCCTAAGCTGATTTGCAGAATGGTTGACGGAGCCTTGTATAAGCAGTACGCCGAGATATTGCCCAATTGGGTTCAGGAACTGCTGTAA
- a CDS encoding DUF3990 domain-containing protein, with amino-acid sequence MQIFHGSTQIVEHPEVRVSKYNKDFYFGFYCTSIEQQAIRWATRFGEGFVNVHDYKEDPSLNILRFEKMTDEWLDFIVACRQGVKHDYDVTTHQICFSTQNAISSLTFVTAREVHD; translated from the coding sequence ATGCAGATTTTCCATGGAAGTACACAAATTGTTGAGCATCCAGAAGTAAGAGTCTCAAAGTACAACAAAGACTTTTATTTCGGTTTTTACTGCACTTCCATCGAACAACAGGCGATCCGATGGGCGACTCGATTTGGTGAAGGCTTTGTGAACGTCCATGATTATAAAGAAGACCCTTCTCTAAATATTCTAAGATTTGAAAAGATGACCGACGAATGGTTGGACTTTATCGTCGCCTGCAGACAAGGCGTCAAACACGATTACGACGTTACAACACACCAGATTTGCTTTAGCACCCAGAACGCAATTAGTTCATTGACCTTTGTAACAGCGAGGGAAGTTCATGATTAA